In Spiroplasma sp. SV19, one DNA window encodes the following:
- the mobL gene encoding relaxase MobL, protein MQNKLNSTPPVVGRQIRYSKYGSSTYNYYSDSGWDNYVTREEAICKEIETDVVEKSHTHEQLLKLENVVQNSCEEYGTVFDYYSKRPGSTGLFDANGKMMIDGIKNTKKSMRKNKVTYIDGVWSLDSSFASQFEITTERAAMEVTQNCINTLIKGYGMDPSNVNWKAAFHKNTDNPHVHFLLWEKEPKRMNYKTGKYEYTDPGKMNKKNLNKAWDEFKFKVNSYIKNNSLMYHNLNILRDSIVMNKSDDTLTWKEIKKIYDNETNNTLSVKFNKLLEHIPTKGRLQYQSSNFNRARKHMDSFLNEFINSTVIKNSYDEYENILTNQQQEMVEESLTNKVRTDLALNYKDNRINHLKIAIANNILKFIKDEVPDYKKGKKSPSFVRTSESIFNERFNLNKKKSIKWNIFDKLLVTFNKTIAKERHSSLSSFYEMQSKSIFENLMVRKGK, encoded by the coding sequence ATGCAAAACAAATTAAATTCAACACCACCAGTTGTGGGCCGACAAATTCGATATTCAAAATATGGTAGTTCTACATATAATTATTATTCAGATTCTGGATGAGATAACTATGTTACACGTGAAGAAGCTATTTGCAAAGAAATTGAAACTGATGTAGTAGAAAAATCTCATACCCATGAGCAATTATTAAAACTAGAAAATGTAGTTCAAAATTCATGTGAAGAATATGGAACAGTATTTGATTATTATTCTAAACGTCCAGGTTCAACAGGATTGTTTGATGCAAACGGTAAAATGATGATTGACGGTATTAAAAATACCAAAAAAAGTATGCGAAAAAACAAAGTAACTTACATTGATGGAGTATGATCATTAGATAGTAGTTTTGCATCACAATTTGAAATTACGACTGAACGTGCTGCAATGGAAGTTACCCAGAATTGTATTAATACTCTTATTAAAGGTTATGGAATGGATCCAAGTAATGTTAATTGAAAAGCTGCTTTTCATAAAAATACGGACAATCCACATGTTCATTTCTTATTATGAGAAAAAGAACCTAAAAGAATGAATTATAAAACGGGTAAATATGAATATACTGATCCAGGTAAAATGAATAAAAAGAATTTAAATAAAGCATGAGATGAATTTAAGTTTAAGGTAAATAGTTATATTAAAAACAATTCATTAATGTATCATAATTTGAATATTCTACGTGATTCAATCGTAATGAATAAAAGTGATGATACGTTAACGTGAAAAGAAATTAAAAAGATTTATGATAATGAAACAAATAATACTTTATCAGTTAAATTTAATAAACTATTAGAACATATTCCTACAAAAGGTCGATTACAATATCAAAGTTCAAATTTTAATAGAGCAAGAAAACATATGGATAGTTTCTTAAATGAATTTATTAATTCTACAGTTATTAAAAATTCATATGATGAATACGAAAATATTTTAACTAATCAACAACAAGAAATGGTTGAAGAATCATTAACGAATAAAGTTAGAACAGATTTAGCTTTAAATTATAAAGATAACAGAATTAATCATTTAAAAATTGCAATCGCAAATAATATTTTAAAATTTATTAAAGATGAAGTTCCAGATTATAAAAAGGGTAAAAAATCACCATCATTTGTAAGAACAAGTGAATCTATTTTTAATGAGCGATTTAATCTTAATAAAAAGAAATCTATTAAATGAAATATTTTTGATAAATTACTAGTCACATTTAATAAGACAATAGCAAAAGAACGTCATAGTTCATTATCATCTTTTTATGAAATGCAAAGTAAATCAATTTTTGAAAATTTAATGGTAAGAAAGGGGAAATAA
- a CDS encoding Mbov_0399 family ICE element protein, translating to MKFLLAILITSMLPTTPLMSLTTTQLSNIFYAYSNSPFYPNITLYSNINLKVYKGTNSWWTTLSDKDTGTYYRKYTDFVKDESTFYKYYKSITFEFSALSSSSGFGRNQSYSGPITLSLASSNRDYDVFKWSQNRTQNQASNLAQILIQPGALAGYLWFTFYVECWMYQGGNSSWTDTTSELSVTKITINSNQNLATIKSNLQSNLSRQINFESDYSGALDDKRNITDPTGKGNDLTTKINSVINSVLGNDYYDWKQYIQPYSFNNSTRQSTIVIKFINPTSKQQEVWTFYTPINITLSSGYWGKSLRERLHIMPGQIVNPQDSTQGMIPDTGIQLEPSKVTPNYGGNIQYHTTAHIEFDGSDDSTEWMTVNGEKVEVLNNKFIYNMIDERVDKGPQGVNVFDIIVYHDDGKYKSQYQIKYTIANLVPTLEQKWYAWNPTKNPEQNALIQPTIDGKPNPKYDKEVNKTTGTKTQIIWVKKKSEYPFALDPLNQNGEVINPNVNPKDYDLGFITEGSVTGMGVQQLFDKTQVDSVRREGVDNKLTKYNNPNDKQKLTQIESDADNKYWSWEGIWHYVTKTNDGLAYEKYVLIGCWISK from the coding sequence ATGAAATTTTTATTAGCGATATTAATAACTAGTATGTTACCTACAACTCCATTGATGTCGTTAACAACAACTCAATTATCTAATATATTTTATGCATATAGTAATTCACCATTTTATCCAAACATAACATTATATTCAAATATAAATCTTAAAGTTTATAAGGGTACAAATTCATGGTGAACAACATTAAGCGATAAAGATACAGGTACATACTATAGAAAATATACAGATTTTGTAAAAGATGAAAGTACATTTTATAAATATTATAAATCTATTACTTTTGAATTTAGTGCCCTTTCTAGTTCATCTGGATTTGGGCGTAACCAGAGTTATTCTGGTCCAATTACATTGAGTTTAGCTTCATCAAATAGGGATTATGATGTATTTAAATGGTCTCAAAATAGAACACAAAATCAAGCATCAAATTTAGCACAAATTTTAATTCAACCTGGAGCTTTAGCTGGTTATTTATGGTTTACATTTTATGTAGAGTGTTGAATGTATCAAGGTGGAAACTCTTCATGAACTGATACAACTAGTGAATTATCTGTAACAAAAATAACGATTAATTCAAATCAGAATTTAGCAACAATTAAAAGCAATTTACAATCCAATTTATCAAGGCAAATAAATTTTGAGTCAGATTATTCAGGTGCTTTAGATGATAAAAGAAATATAACTGATCCAACCGGTAAAGGAAATGATTTAACGACAAAAATTAATTCAGTAATTAATAGCGTTTTGGGAAATGATTATTATGATTGAAAGCAGTATATTCAGCCATATTCTTTTAATAATTCAACAAGACAATCCACTATAGTTATCAAATTTATTAATCCAACTTCTAAACAACAAGAAGTCTGAACATTTTATACACCAATAAATATAACATTGTCATCAGGATATTGAGGAAAATCATTACGAGAAAGGTTACATATTATGCCTGGACAAATTGTTAATCCACAAGATTCTACACAGGGAATGATTCCAGATACAGGAATTCAATTGGAACCAAGTAAAGTAACTCCAAATTATGGTGGTAACATTCAGTATCATACAACAGCACATATTGAATTTGATGGATCAGATGATTCAACTGAATGAATGACTGTTAATGGTGAAAAAGTAGAAGTATTAAATAATAAATTTATTTATAACATGATAGATGAAAGAGTTGATAAAGGACCACAAGGAGTTAATGTATTTGATATAATCGTCTATCATGATGATGGAAAATACAAATCGCAATATCAAATTAAATATACAATAGCAAATTTAGTTCCTACATTAGAACAAAAATGATATGCATGGAATCCAACAAAAAACCCAGAACAAAATGCCTTAATTCAACCAACGATCGATGGAAAGCCAAACCCAAAATATGACAAAGAAGTTAATAAAACTACAGGAACAAAAACACAAATTATTTGAGTCAAAAAGAAGTCAGAATATCCATTTGCATTAGATCCATTAAATCAAAATGGTGAAGTAATTAATCCAAATGTTAATCCTAAAGATTATGATTTAGGTTTTATTACTGAAGGTTCAGTTACCGGAATGGGTGTACAACAATTATTTGATAAAACACAAGTTGACTCTGTACGAAGAGAAGGTGTAGATAATAAATTAACTAAATATAATAATCCAAATGACAAACAAAAATTAACTCAAATTGAATCTGATGCAGATAATAAATATTGATCATGAGAAGGAATTTGGCATTATGTGACTAAAACTAATGATGGATTAGCCTATGAAAAATATGTATTAATAGGGTGCTGAATATCAAAATAA
- a CDS encoding Mbov_0397 family ICE element conjugal transfer ATPase — protein MNENIIPKNIKKTRLEFWRGIGLIELLIILGYIGILAVIIFCIPTPWTFKLALAIIGLVFLIPLLIQVYPGVKGWYAIALMFKFLAKKKTFKEYTDNDTTLLFPYDKLIDDNVLKTRSINGKRRYICAFDVTGYNISLLDQRIQELKIMEFRDALKSLEFEVSFRKIEVPMDFSDSLNEIKTNLNNCDTLFKTKAISEKGYNARKFQLLSTNKIFKNSTIDSENKIKTRKMFVMYLYFNKLDEINSIQYIINQFENANVKLKQLKGYELINSIKRLFNPFCELYSEQTVNENENMIDSLVTFKKVSFHKNYFKADGMYYSINGIYSYPNYPTNGWGAMLANLEQTVIWNIKHEKTHKIKKQIQTALNNLQTKQVMSRGFINKTDIKYDEEVLTTLIEQVSSGNDVVKTVNILFLNYADNLKDLQKIEKQLKKQLYDMDIVLDPLAYRQLEYYGSILPKPDDALTGVLGHPMPCYTLANSFPFVNSGVLDSTGFYLGDNLLGDTILFDTFYLDEHRTNYNGVIWGKSGYGKSWTTYKEVIHHLTKNRRVIIIDPEGEYRNICSFFDGQYLNASNGAIIRINPFQIFDNSLVAKDENILDATEMDEVYSEEPLSTHLRFLTQFFSTLYKDLQERELRVLSAECQKVYHSKGITNITNISKLEPADFPTFNDLYDVICASYNEKKTPILADLKDLLEFDFIGDGQYAKLWNGHTTLELNNIFTVIDFKDLLDQDVPNVTAAQLYLILNYVKNEIKLNRQKGDSDIVIILDEAHRCIDPDNPVGLNFIYQMAKRGRKYRARLLLTTQNLKDFSGGDNQLIHKKTTAILNNIQTMTIMHLAPDDLEELCILFRPFGGISAAERENIARAKRGDMLFILSSFDRHFLHRNVTSEELVAFKNENYIMPEYETESVKEKSIKNKKKQKDIKDKKATNVLSGNEHIPFNDEWQISIDKDKQPTSLKGNK, from the coding sequence ATGAATGAAAATATAATTCCCAAAAATATTAAAAAGACTAGATTAGAATTTTGACGTGGAATTGGATTAATTGAATTATTAATTATTCTAGGATATATTGGAATTTTAGCAGTTATCATTTTTTGTATTCCAACACCATGAACGTTTAAATTAGCATTAGCTATTATTGGATTAGTTTTTTTAATTCCATTGTTAATTCAAGTTTATCCAGGAGTTAAGGGCTGGTATGCAATAGCATTGATGTTTAAATTCTTAGCTAAGAAAAAAACTTTTAAAGAATATACAGATAATGATACAACTTTATTATTTCCATACGATAAACTAATTGATGATAATGTTTTAAAAACTCGTTCAATTAATGGTAAAAGGAGATATATTTGTGCATTTGATGTAACTGGTTATAATATTTCATTATTAGATCAAAGAATTCAAGAATTAAAAATAATGGAATTTAGAGATGCATTAAAATCATTAGAATTTGAAGTAAGTTTTCGTAAAATTGAAGTACCAATGGATTTTAGTGATTCTTTAAATGAAATAAAAACTAATTTAAATAATTGTGATACTTTATTTAAAACAAAAGCTATTTCAGAAAAAGGTTATAATGCTAGAAAGTTCCAATTACTATCAACAAATAAAATTTTTAAGAATAGTACAATTGATAGTGAAAATAAAATTAAAACAAGAAAAATGTTTGTGATGTATTTATATTTTAATAAATTAGATGAAATAAATAGTATTCAATATATTATTAATCAATTTGAAAATGCTAATGTTAAATTAAAACAATTAAAAGGTTATGAATTAATTAATAGTATTAAGCGATTATTTAATCCATTTTGTGAATTATATAGCGAACAAACAGTAAATGAAAATGAAAATATGATAGATTCATTGGTAACATTTAAAAAAGTGAGTTTTCATAAAAATTATTTCAAAGCTGATGGAATGTATTATTCAATAAATGGTATTTACTCGTATCCTAATTACCCAACTAATGGATGGGGTGCTATGTTGGCAAATTTAGAACAAACTGTGATTTGAAATATTAAACATGAAAAAACACATAAAATTAAGAAACAAATTCAAACAGCATTAAATAATTTACAGACAAAACAAGTAATGTCTCGGGGGTTTATTAATAAAACAGATATTAAATATGATGAAGAAGTATTAACAACATTAATTGAACAAGTATCATCTGGGAATGATGTTGTAAAAACTGTTAATATTCTATTTTTGAATTATGCTGATAATTTAAAAGATTTACAGAAAATAGAGAAACAATTAAAAAAACAATTATATGATATGGATATTGTATTAGACCCATTAGCATATCGTCAATTGGAATATTATGGTTCTATTCTGCCAAAACCTGATGATGCTTTAACTGGTGTGTTAGGACATCCAATGCCATGTTATACATTAGCTAATTCATTTCCATTTGTTAATAGTGGTGTGTTAGATTCTACTGGATTTTATTTAGGTGATAATTTATTAGGTGATACTATTTTGTTTGATACATTTTATTTAGATGAACATCGAACAAATTATAATGGTGTTATTTGAGGTAAGTCAGGTTATGGGAAATCATGAACAACTTATAAAGAAGTAATTCATCATTTAACAAAAAATCGTAGAGTAATTATTATTGATCCAGAAGGTGAATATAGAAATATTTGTAGTTTCTTTGATGGGCAATATCTAAATGCATCAAATGGGGCAATAATTAGAATTAATCCTTTTCAAATTTTTGATAATAGTTTAGTAGCAAAAGATGAAAACATTTTAGATGCAACTGAAATGGATGAAGTTTATAGTGAAGAACCACTATCAACTCATTTACGATTTTTAACACAATTTTTTAGTACATTATATAAAGATTTACAAGAGCGAGAACTACGTGTTTTAAGTGCAGAATGCCAAAAAGTTTATCATAGTAAAGGTATAACAAACATAACAAATATAAGTAAATTGGAACCTGCTGATTTTCCTACTTTTAATGATTTATATGATGTGATATGTGCATCATATAATGAAAAGAAAACTCCAATATTAGCTGATTTAAAGGATTTATTAGAGTTTGATTTTATTGGTGATGGACAATATGCAAAATTATGGAATGGACATACAACATTAGAATTAAATAATATTTTTACAGTAATTGATTTTAAAGATTTATTGGATCAAGATGTTCCTAATGTTACAGCAGCACAATTATATTTAATTCTTAATTATGTTAAAAATGAAATTAAATTAAATCGCCAAAAAGGTGATTCTGATATTGTAATTATTTTAGATGAAGCACACCGTTGTATTGATCCAGATAATCCGGTTGGATTAAATTTTATTTATCAAATGGCCAAACGTGGACGAAAATATCGGGCAAGATTATTATTAACTACTCAAAATTTAAAAGATTTTAGTGGTGGAGATAATCAATTAATTCATAAAAAAACCACAGCTATTTTAAATAATATTCAAACTATGACTATTATGCATCTAGCACCAGATGATTTAGAAGAATTATGTATTTTATTTAGACCATTTGGAGGTATTTCTGCTGCAGAACGTGAAAATATTGCGCGTGCAAAACGTGGTGATATGTTATTTATTTTATCATCATTTGACCGTCATTTTTTACATCGAAATGTAACATCAGAAGAGTTAGTAGCATTTAAAAATGAAAATTATATTATGCCAGAGTATGAAACAGAATCAGTTAAAGAAAAATCTATTAAGAATAAGAAAAAACAAAAAGATATTAAAGATAAAAAAGCCACTAACGTATTATCTGGAAATGAACATATTCCATTTAATGATGAATGACAAATTTCTATTGATAAAGATAAACAACCAACGAGTTTGAAAGGAAATAAATAG
- a CDS encoding Mbov_0401 family ICE element transposase-like protein has protein sequence MYQSVWLKCSIYKDRVIVNMVHDFNPYDFFKHFNHEAQQTYREKLVKTLEQIDDELFQYIRKANPLYKPKGYKKRYLISIFGQIKLKLHRYKYWDNEFYNSKKDTYGKWRYKILFYDHIKLKKYQRLTHDLRLTILNMIGDGLRHKDILLAFPKAHLTTQTISNVIKRENISEFINYNSVNKVDVLETGNRIYIALDDTFLKAINEKKKCNKYRIRSLTTYTGHIKSDSSKKFLENKKVFYKMVKLGQGINTSEFMNEILEHINRFYIINNDTKLIVGGDGANWIYEISNLLNADYVLDKFHALRFTKSLLSSRTLAYHKLHYKIIRYLYSTGQVDKLLDLLVSYKKNDLITNKNKIPKVINYLKRNKAGIEIYKEKWCLGVCAEGQISHNIKQVLGYGAKIVNVKVLQNMLDLRFAKINGFDPITELKNYEMTIVSEQDHFNKTSRWILPEYSINPYEVVGKPNYGSIPIVQSGSKAGLTGKAITELAYA, from the coding sequence ATGTATCAATCAGTATGGTTAAAATGTAGTATTTATAAAGATAGGGTAATAGTAAATATGGTTCATGATTTTAATCCTTATGATTTTTTTAAGCACTTTAATCATGAGGCACAACAAACGTACAGAGAAAAATTAGTAAAAACATTAGAACAAATTGATGATGAATTATTTCAGTATATTAGAAAAGCTAATCCATTATATAAGCCAAAAGGATATAAAAAGAGATATTTAATATCTATTTTTGGTCAAATTAAATTAAAATTACATCGATATAAATATTGAGATAATGAATTTTATAATTCAAAAAAAGATACTTATGGAAAGTGAAGATATAAAATATTATTTTATGATCATATTAAATTAAAGAAATATCAGAGATTAACACATGATTTAAGATTAACTATTTTGAATATGATAGGCGATGGATTACGACATAAAGATATTTTATTAGCTTTTCCAAAAGCACATTTAACAACTCAGACTATAAGTAATGTCATTAAACGTGAAAATATTTCAGAGTTTATTAATTATAATTCTGTTAATAAAGTTGATGTATTAGAAACTGGGAATAGAATTTATATTGCTTTAGATGATACTTTTTTAAAGGCAATTAATGAAAAGAAAAAATGTAATAAATACCGGATACGTTCATTGACTACTTATACGGGTCATATAAAATCTGATAGTAGCAAAAAGTTTTTAGAGAACAAAAAAGTATTTTACAAAATGGTGAAATTAGGTCAAGGTATTAATACATCAGAATTTATGAATGAAATATTAGAACATATTAATAGATTTTATATTATAAATAATGATACTAAATTAATCGTTGGTGGTGATGGCGCTAATTGAATTTATGAAATCTCTAATTTATTAAATGCAGATTATGTATTAGATAAATTCCATGCATTAAGATTTACAAAAAGTTTGCTTTCAAGTAGAACATTAGCGTATCATAAACTACATTATAAAATAATTCGTTATTTATATTCAACTGGTCAGGTAGATAAATTATTAGATTTACTTGTTAGTTATAAGAAAAATGACTTAATAACAAATAAAAATAAGATTCCAAAAGTGATAAATTATCTCAAACGAAATAAGGCAGGGATTGAAATATATAAAGAAAAATGATGTTTGGGAGTATGCGCAGAAGGACAAATTTCACATAATATTAAACAAGTTTTAGGATATGGGGCAAAAATAGTGAATGTAAAAGTATTACAAAATATGTTAGATTTACGATTTGCCAAAATTAATGGATTTGATCCTATAACAGAATTAAAGAATTATGAAATGACAATAGTATCTGAACAAGACCATTTTAATAAGACATCAAGGTGAATTTTACCTGAGTATAGTATTAATCCATATGAAGTTGTAGGTAAACCAAATTATGGTAGTATTCCAATAGTTCAAAGTGGTTCTAAAGCCGGATTAACAGGTAAGGCTATTACAGAGTTAGCATACGCTTAG
- a CDS encoding ribosome maturation factor RimP, producing MEEFIKQQAQLKTALESYLAKQNLTLFAVNYLQDFGTNVVQILIEDQTTVLDLDRLTIISEEINHLVDDLDLFLAEYLLEVSTPGAERPLRNWNEVQQQVNHYVYFEFIEKVNNLTAVSGELTAVDEKQTVTITYFVKGARKTLQTTYQNIKFARCAVKF from the coding sequence ATGGAAGAATTTATAAAACAGCAAGCACAGTTAAAAACAGCTTTGGAAAGTTATTTAGCAAAGCAGAACTTAACATTATTTGCAGTTAATTATTTACAAGATTTTGGAACTAATGTAGTGCAAATTTTAATTGAAGATCAAACAACGGTGCTTGATTTAGACCGATTAACAATTATTAGTGAAGAAATTAATCATCTGGTTGATGACCTTGATTTGTTTCTGGCAGAATACTTGTTAGAAGTCTCAACACCAGGTGCTGAGAGACCTTTACGGAATTGAAATGAAGTACAACAACAAGTTAATCATTATGTTTATTTTGAATTTATTGAAAAAGTTAATAATTTAACTGCAGTTAGTGGTGAATTAACAGCAGTTGATGAAAAACAAACAGTAACGATTACTTATTTTGTGAAAGGTGCTCGCAAAACCTTACAAACAACTTATCAAAACATTAAATTTGCGCGTTGTGCAGTTAAATTTTAA